The following are from one region of the Advenella mimigardefordensis DPN7 genome:
- a CDS encoding LOG family protein, which translates to MSVTKATTIQGQINEITSELLTAADHLKDLTAAVSIFGSARIRSDSPYYTKTQEISGLLARAGFNVISGGGPGIMEAANKGCHEAGGTSIGLNIELPHEQKDNRYQTDSLYFKYFVSRKTTFFMNSAGYIIMPGGFGTLDEMFEALTLIQTGKASKAPVVFVGSEFWQGLMDWIRNQLVVNKLISEHDLDLFIVEDDPHKVVEHIQARHQQYALDASCVGLC; encoded by the coding sequence ATGTCAGTAACAAAAGCAACAACGATTCAGGGTCAGATAAACGAGATAACCAGCGAGCTGCTGACAGCGGCCGATCATCTCAAGGATTTGACCGCAGCGGTAAGCATTTTTGGAAGTGCACGGATCCGGTCAGATTCGCCCTACTATACCAAAACCCAGGAGATTAGCGGTCTACTTGCCAGGGCAGGCTTCAATGTCATTTCCGGCGGCGGCCCCGGCATCATGGAGGCCGCCAACAAGGGTTGCCATGAAGCGGGCGGGACCAGTATCGGCCTGAATATCGAACTGCCTCACGAACAGAAAGACAACCGCTACCAGACCGACAGCCTGTATTTCAAATATTTTGTCTCGCGCAAAACCACCTTTTTCATGAACAGCGCGGGCTATATCATCATGCCCGGCGGGTTCGGTACACTGGACGAAATGTTCGAAGCCCTGACCCTGATCCAGACCGGCAAGGCCAGCAAAGCGCCAGTTGTCTTTGTCGGCTCCGAATTCTGGCAAGGGCTGATGGACTGGATCCGCAACCAGCTGGTGGTCAATAAGCTGATCTCGGAACACGATCTGGATCTGTTTATCGTCGAAGACGATCCACACAAGGTGGTTGAACACATTCAGGCCAGACATCAGCAATACGCGCTGGATGCCAGCTGTGTCGGGCTGTGCTGA
- the polA gene encoding DNA polymerase I: MKKTLLLVDGSSYLYRAFYAMPDLRNARGEPTGALYGVINMMRKCIDDYKADYAACIFDAKGKTFRDDLYPEYKGDRPSMPDDLAVQTGPIHEAIRAMGWPVIAAPGVEADDVIATLADMAARSDIHTIISTGDKDLAQLVNSHISLVNTMTGENLDEAGVLAKFGVRPERIVDYLMLIGDNVDNVPGVTKVGPKTAVKWLNEYDSIDNLVANADQIKGVAGQNLRDAIAQFELTRNLITVRRDCELTEFMQSVEDLLPRAPDVATLTNIYDRYGFRTWLRELTGDAERVPEQDARVAQNLPDAPAQINYQTVDTAEKFDACLAAIKQAERVAIDTETTSLNPMQASLVGISLAIEPGAAWYIPLGHRGTGAGTQLDKAHTLAALRDWLQDERAAKILHNAKYDSHVFLNEGITLSGIKDDTMLMAYVLESHRSVGMQELAQRYLGRTGTTYEEICGKGAKQIGFDEVDIETATHYAAEDADFTLQLFQALAPLVQEQEGLERIYRLEVQVSRVLTLIERNGVRIDETMLRQQSAQIGAKLVELENKAYELAGQPFNLNSTKQLGEILFGKMNLPVLRKTPKGAPSTDEDVLSRLAADYPLPRTLLDYRSLAKLKSTYTDKLPKMINASTGRVHTDYAQAAVITGRLASSDPNLQNIPVRTEEGRRIRMAFIPSDGGVIVSADYSQIELRVMAHLSGDANLQKSFQEGEDIHRATAGEVFGVAPEAVNAEQRRAAKAINFGLIYGMSAFGLAANLGITRDAAQTYIDRYFARYPGVADYMSRIKKEAAAKGYVETVFGRRLWLPEINGKGPRRAGAERAAINAPMQGTSADLIKMAMVAVQAWLEKEKLSSRLVMQVHDELVLDVPGSEQALVTQALPGLMCDVASLAVPLVAETGVGHNWEEAH; the protein is encoded by the coding sequence ATGAAAAAAACCTTGTTACTTGTTGACGGATCAAGCTATTTGTACCGCGCCTTCTATGCGATGCCCGATCTGCGTAATGCGCGTGGAGAGCCCACTGGCGCCCTGTATGGCGTGATAAACATGATGCGAAAATGCATTGATGATTATAAGGCCGATTATGCCGCATGTATTTTTGATGCAAAGGGGAAAACATTCAGGGATGATTTGTATCCCGAATACAAGGGGGACAGACCGTCCATGCCCGATGATCTTGCTGTGCAAACGGGTCCTATTCATGAGGCCATACGCGCAATGGGCTGGCCCGTTATTGCCGCGCCGGGTGTAGAAGCGGATGACGTGATTGCAACGCTGGCCGATATGGCTGCCCGCTCCGATATTCACACTATTATATCAACTGGCGACAAGGATTTGGCGCAACTGGTCAATTCCCATATTTCACTGGTCAACACCATGACCGGTGAAAACCTGGACGAGGCTGGTGTGCTGGCCAAGTTCGGTGTCCGGCCCGAACGTATTGTGGACTACCTGATGCTGATCGGCGATAACGTGGATAATGTGCCGGGTGTAACCAAGGTGGGCCCCAAGACGGCCGTCAAGTGGCTCAATGAATATGACAGTATCGATAATCTGGTTGCCAATGCAGATCAGATCAAAGGTGTTGCCGGTCAAAACCTGCGTGACGCAATTGCGCAGTTTGAACTCACCCGGAATCTCATTACCGTCAGGCGCGACTGCGAACTGACCGAGTTCATGCAGAGCGTGGAAGACCTGCTGCCCAGGGCCCCCGATGTTGCGACCCTGACGAATATTTATGACCGTTACGGCTTTCGCACCTGGCTACGGGAGTTGACGGGGGACGCAGAGCGGGTGCCGGAGCAGGATGCGCGGGTGGCGCAGAATCTGCCCGATGCGCCTGCGCAGATCAATTATCAGACCGTAGATACCGCTGAAAAATTCGATGCGTGTCTGGCCGCAATCAAACAGGCGGAACGGGTAGCGATTGATACGGAAACCACTTCCCTGAACCCCATGCAGGCCAGCCTGGTGGGTATTTCACTTGCTATTGAGCCGGGGGCGGCCTGGTATATTCCGCTGGGGCATCGCGGAACCGGAGCCGGCACGCAACTGGACAAGGCCCACACCCTGGCGGCGCTGCGCGACTGGCTGCAGGACGAGCGCGCGGCCAAGATTCTGCATAACGCCAAATATGACAGCCATGTGTTTCTGAATGAAGGTATTACCCTGTCCGGTATTAAAGACGATACCATGCTCATGGCGTATGTGCTGGAGTCGCATCGCAGCGTGGGTATGCAGGAACTGGCGCAGCGCTATCTGGGACGAACCGGCACCACCTACGAGGAAATTTGCGGCAAGGGCGCCAAGCAGATCGGCTTTGATGAAGTGGATATTGAAACGGCCACGCATTATGCCGCCGAAGATGCGGACTTCACGTTGCAGCTTTTTCAGGCGCTTGCCCCTCTGGTTCAGGAGCAGGAAGGGCTGGAGCGCATTTATCGGCTGGAAGTGCAGGTATCACGGGTCCTCACATTGATCGAACGCAATGGGGTGCGCATTGATGAAACCATGCTGCGCCAGCAAAGTGCGCAGATCGGCGCCAAACTTGTGGAGCTGGAAAATAAGGCTTATGAGCTGGCCGGACAGCCCTTCAATCTGAATTCCACCAAACAGCTGGGTGAAATTCTGTTTGGCAAAATGAATCTGCCTGTGTTGCGCAAGACGCCCAAGGGCGCGCCGTCTACCGACGAAGATGTGTTGTCCAGGCTGGCGGCAGACTATCCCTTGCCACGTACGCTGCTGGACTATCGCAGTCTGGCCAAACTCAAGTCTACCTATACCGATAAGCTGCCGAAAATGATTAATGCGTCGACCGGGCGGGTGCATACTGATTATGCGCAGGCGGCAGTCATTACCGGCAGGCTGGCTTCATCTGATCCCAATTTGCAGAATATCCCGGTTCGCACAGAGGAGGGGCGTCGCATCCGTATGGCGTTTATTCCTTCGGATGGGGGCGTGATTGTTTCTGCCGATTATTCCCAGATCGAATTGCGGGTCATGGCGCATTTGTCGGGCGATGCCAATCTGCAGAAATCGTTTCAGGAAGGCGAGGATATTCACCGCGCCACCGCGGGCGAAGTATTTGGTGTGGCGCCAGAGGCCGTCAATGCTGAGCAGCGCCGTGCCGCCAAGGCCATCAATTTCGGGCTGATCTACGGTATGAGCGCATTCGGGCTGGCGGCCAATCTGGGTATTACGCGCGATGCCGCGCAAACCTATATTGATCGCTATTTCGCGCGGTATCCGGGAGTGGCCGATTATATGTCGCGCATCAAAAAGGAAGCCGCTGCCAAAGGTTATGTGGAAACGGTTTTTGGTCGTCGTCTGTGGCTACCCGAGATCAATGGCAAAGGGCCACGGCGTGCCGGTGCCGAGCGGGCCGCCATTAATGCGCCTATGCAGGGTACCTCGGCCGATCTGATCAAAATGGCCATGGTCGCCGTACAAGCCTGGCTGGAAAAGGAAAAACTGTCGTCGCGCCTGGTCATGCAGGTGCACGATGAACTGGTGCTGGATGTACCGGGCAGCGAGCAGGCGCTGGTCACCCAGGCATTGCCGGGGCTGATGTGCGACGTAGCCAGCCTGGCAGTGCCACTGGTGGCCGAAACCGGGGTCGGCCATAACTGGGAAGAGGCGCATTAA
- a CDS encoding LysE family translocator translates to MFDIVHFPLFAASAFALSITPGPDLAYVVGQSLGNGRRAGVISAAGVAIGSCAHTVASAVGLTALLAASPVLFTIVKFLGAVYLIWLGAKMCLGSLQRRKAAQTDVALPVANTHSLLLRGFLTTITNPKVLLFFIAFFPQFVTVGGDNQAVSFLLLGLAYAVIGFVCDATFAWLAGSAAGAVSRNQTVKAWIDRVVGLAFIALGLRIWLTKR, encoded by the coding sequence ATGTTTGATATTGTTCACTTCCCGCTGTTTGCGGCTTCTGCCTTTGCGCTGTCGATTACGCCTGGCCCGGATCTGGCCTATGTGGTGGGGCAAAGCCTGGGCAATGGCCGACGTGCCGGCGTGATTTCAGCTGCCGGGGTGGCCATAGGCAGCTGCGCGCATACCGTTGCGAGTGCCGTAGGCCTGACTGCACTGCTGGCTGCATCACCCGTGTTGTTCACCATCGTCAAGTTTCTGGGCGCCGTCTATCTGATCTGGCTTGGGGCGAAAATGTGTCTGGGCAGTTTGCAGCGGCGCAAGGCAGCGCAGACTGACGTTGCCTTGCCGGTGGCTAACACGCACTCGTTGTTGCTGCGTGGCTTTCTGACCACCATTACGAATCCGAAAGTGCTGCTCTTTTTTATTGCCTTCTTTCCCCAGTTTGTTACCGTGGGCGGAGACAATCAGGCAGTATCATTTCTGCTGCTTGGATTGGCTTACGCCGTGATTGGATTTGTCTGCGATGCCACGTTTGCCTGGCTGGCGGGAAGCGCGGCAGGTGCCGTGTCACGGAATCAGACTGTTAAAGCCTGGATAGACCGCGTGGTTGGTCTGGCGTTTATTGCACTGGGCCTGCGTATCTGGCTGACGAAGCGTTGA
- the htpX gene encoding protease HtpX: protein MKRIILFLITNLAVMVVLGFTLNLLGVNRYMDANGINMGQLLAFSAVVGFVGAFISLLMSKPMAKWTMGLKMIDPAAPGSQRELWLVDTVHQLADRAGIGHPEVAIYEGEPNAFATGAFKNDSLVAVSTGLLNSMNEEEVTAVLGHEVAHIANGDMVTLTLIQGVVNTFVVFLARVVGYFIDRTVFRNERGVGPGYYITVVVCEIVFGILASIIVAWFSRQREYRADAGSAQMLGSASPMINALARLGGMHPGELPKQFESAGISGGAGVAALFSTHPPIEHRINALRARVAHS, encoded by the coding sequence ATGAAACGCATTATTCTTTTTCTTATAACCAACCTCGCCGTTATGGTGGTGCTGGGCTTCACGCTGAACCTGCTGGGTGTGAACCGTTATATGGATGCAAACGGCATCAATATGGGTCAGCTGCTGGCATTTTCTGCTGTAGTCGGCTTCGTTGGCGCCTTTATTTCCCTGCTGATGAGCAAACCGATGGCCAAATGGACCATGGGCCTGAAGATGATCGATCCGGCAGCGCCAGGCAGCCAGAGAGAACTGTGGCTGGTCGATACCGTCCATCAACTGGCTGATCGTGCCGGCATCGGCCACCCTGAAGTCGCCATTTATGAAGGCGAACCCAACGCCTTTGCCACAGGGGCTTTCAAAAACGATTCGCTGGTGGCAGTATCTACCGGCCTGCTCAACAGCATGAATGAAGAAGAAGTCACCGCCGTGCTGGGCCACGAGGTGGCGCATATTGCCAATGGCGACATGGTGACGCTGACCCTGATCCAGGGTGTGGTCAATACGTTTGTCGTGTTCCTTGCCCGCGTGGTCGGGTACTTCATTGACCGTACGGTTTTCCGGAACGAACGGGGCGTAGGACCGGGTTATTACATCACCGTGGTCGTCTGTGAGATCGTGTTCGGCATACTGGCGTCCATTATTGTGGCCTGGTTTTCGCGCCAGCGCGAATATCGCGCCGATGCCGGCTCAGCGCAAATGCTCGGCTCGGCCTCACCCATGATTAATGCGCTGGCCCGGCTGGGCGGCATGCACCCCGGCGAATTGCCCAAGCAGTTCGAATCCGCGGGCATCAGCGGCGGCGCTGGTGTGGCAGCCCTGTTTTCCACGCATCCACCGATTGAACATCGTATCAACGCGCTGCGCGCACGCGTCGCTCATTCCTGA
- a CDS encoding DMT family transporter, with amino-acid sequence MQALWMLVASLMFAIMGASVKLASEHAASLALVILFRGLPSVVLLVVWAVTTHKSLKPKSIRLHLMRNVFGVGAMWMAFYGYTVLPLATSTSLNYTSPLFIAGFLLLSGKASNDIVRTLAVGIGFAGVLLILRPSITEDQWFACALGLLAGASGAVAMLQVRQLGSIGEPIWLTVLYFSVFVTGTSLIGIKAHGIGEPDLVSWVALLMVGLSGLFGQLALTRAFGSGSPLLSAALQYTTIIFSAGIGIVVWHNAPDVLAWLGMGMVILAGLLSAWRTLVLAERHKKSQLVKTTA; translated from the coding sequence ATGCAGGCACTGTGGATGTTAGTGGCTTCTCTCATGTTTGCCATCATGGGGGCTTCAGTCAAACTGGCATCGGAACATGCCGCGTCCTTGGCACTGGTCATCCTGTTCCGCGGCCTGCCATCGGTCGTACTGCTTGTCGTCTGGGCCGTGACGACTCATAAATCCCTGAAACCCAAAAGCATTCGCCTGCACTTGATGCGCAACGTATTTGGCGTGGGCGCCATGTGGATGGCATTTTACGGCTATACCGTCCTGCCGCTGGCCACCAGCACCAGTTTGAATTACACCTCGCCCCTGTTCATTGCGGGCTTTTTGCTGCTATCGGGCAAGGCCAGCAATGATATCGTGCGCACGCTTGCGGTGGGCATCGGTTTCGCCGGCGTGTTGCTGATCCTGCGCCCCAGCATTACCGAAGATCAATGGTTTGCCTGCGCTCTCGGTCTGCTGGCAGGAGCCAGCGGCGCCGTAGCCATGTTGCAGGTACGCCAGCTTGGGTCAATTGGCGAGCCCATCTGGCTGACGGTCCTGTATTTTTCTGTGTTCGTAACGGGTACCAGTTTAATTGGTATCAAGGCCCATGGTATTGGCGAGCCTGATCTGGTTTCCTGGGTTGCCTTGCTTATGGTCGGTCTGTCCGGCCTGTTTGGCCAACTGGCACTGACGCGCGCCTTCGGTTCAGGCTCGCCGCTGCTGTCAGCAGCGCTGCAGTATACAACCATCATTTTTTCCGCGGGTATCGGTATTGTGGTATGGCATAATGCGCCGGACGTCCTGGCATGGCTGGGCATGGGCATGGTGATATTGGCCGGGCTGCTTTCGGCATGGCGCACACTGGTGCTGGCAGAGAGGCATAAGAAATCGCAGCTAGTGAAGACCACTGCCTGA
- a CDS encoding aromatic ring-hydroxylating oxygenase subunit alpha, which translates to MSDIAKLAHVSPAATQLPVDVYFNDDIFKKEQARIFDASALYVGHEKLVPQSGDWRTLAHEQAGRVLVRNGDQINLMSNVCRHRQAIMLGGQAGDVTSATNNHGNLRSTGGNIVCPLHRWTYDNKGTLLGAPQFDSNPCKNLQQFPLQNCNGLLFEGPRNPAADMAPLFARPEFDFSDYVFDRAIVHECNYNWKTFIEVYLEDYHVAPFHPGLGSFVTCDDLTWDFAETFSLQRVGVHQALANPGSPVYKQWHDELLRFRQGETPDFGAMWVTYFPTHMIELYPHVLVLSTLYPVSPQKTVNLVEFYYPEEIAMFERDFIEAQQAAYMETAIEDDEIAERMDAGRLALYNRGTSEVGPYQSPMEDGMQHFHEWYNKLMA; encoded by the coding sequence ATGTCTGATATTGCCAAACTGGCACATGTATCTCCGGCGGCGACGCAATTGCCAGTCGACGTCTACTTCAACGACGATATTTTTAAAAAGGAGCAGGCCCGCATCTTCGATGCCTCGGCGCTGTACGTCGGACATGAAAAACTGGTGCCTCAATCCGGAGACTGGCGTACGCTTGCGCATGAGCAAGCCGGTCGCGTACTGGTGCGCAACGGCGATCAAATCAACCTCATGTCCAATGTCTGTCGCCACAGGCAAGCCATCATGCTTGGCGGCCAGGCCGGCGATGTCACCAGCGCCACCAACAATCATGGCAATCTGCGCAGCACTGGCGGCAATATTGTCTGTCCGTTACACCGCTGGACCTACGACAATAAGGGTACGCTGCTTGGCGCACCGCAATTTGACAGCAACCCCTGCAAGAACCTGCAGCAGTTCCCGTTACAGAACTGCAATGGCCTGCTGTTCGAAGGTCCGCGCAATCCGGCTGCCGATATGGCCCCCCTGTTTGCCCGGCCCGAGTTCGATTTTTCCGACTACGTATTTGACCGTGCGATCGTACACGAATGCAATTACAACTGGAAAACATTTATCGAGGTCTATCTCGAAGATTATCATGTCGCCCCGTTCCATCCCGGCCTGGGCAGCTTTGTCACCTGTGACGACCTTACTTGGGACTTTGCCGAAACATTCAGTCTGCAGCGGGTTGGCGTGCATCAGGCGCTGGCCAACCCCGGCTCCCCGGTCTACAAACAGTGGCACGATGAATTGCTCAGGTTCCGGCAGGGCGAAACACCCGACTTCGGGGCCATGTGGGTAACCTATTTCCCTACGCATATGATCGAGCTTTATCCGCATGTGCTGGTTCTGTCCACGCTGTACCCGGTCAGCCCGCAAAAAACAGTCAATCTGGTGGAGTTTTACTATCCTGAGGAAATTGCCATGTTCGAGCGCGACTTCATCGAAGCACAGCAGGCAGCCTATATGGAAACAGCGATCGAAGACGACGAGATTGCCGAACGTATGGACGCCGGTCGCCTGGCGCTGTATAACCGCGGCACATCGGAAGTGGGTCCGTATCAGTCCCCTATGGAAGATGGTATGCAGCATTTCCATGAGTGGTATAACAAACTGATGGCCTGA
- the xseB gene encoding exodeoxyribonuclease VII small subunit, which produces MTENAKTDTVALPDQFEAALGELESIVTQMEDNSMSLEASIAAYERGVRLARVCQDKLDTAEQQISVLRNNMLVPLGETGSSES; this is translated from the coding sequence TTGACAGAGAATGCAAAAACCGACACTGTGGCATTGCCTGATCAGTTCGAAGCGGCGCTGGGCGAGCTCGAATCGATCGTAACGCAAATGGAAGATAACAGCATGTCGCTGGAGGCTTCTATTGCTGCCTACGAGCGGGGTGTGCGGCTGGCGCGTGTGTGCCAGGACAAGCTGGATACAGCAGAGCAGCAGATCAGTGTGTTGCGTAATAATATGCTGGTGCCTCTGGGTGAGACCGGGTCGTCCGAATCATGA
- a CDS encoding polyprenyl synthetase family protein: MNAMVVPFQDWLPACIEKIEGALDRALPPADEIPAMLHQAMRYAALGAGKRLRAALVYAAGHASAQQIVLPSALEHTLSRAAVAVELIHAYSLIHDDLPCMDDDVLRRGKPTVHVQFDEATAMLAGDALQPLAFAQLAQMSVAPALVVQAVNVLAQAAGSQGMVGGQAIDLASVNTQLDPEQLQFMHRLKTGALIEASVQLGAIVTAANSDIRMALENYGSAIGLAFQVVDDILDVTADQQALGKTPGKDAADNKPTYVSVMGLEQSREFAQQLHEAALDAIKPLGEPACRLREVADLIIHRKS, from the coding sequence ATGAATGCCATGGTTGTACCGTTTCAGGACTGGTTGCCGGCCTGTATTGAAAAGATAGAGGGGGCGCTGGATAGAGCCCTGCCGCCCGCAGACGAAATCCCGGCAATGCTGCATCAGGCGATGCGGTATGCGGCGCTTGGTGCAGGCAAGCGCCTGCGTGCAGCGCTGGTGTATGCGGCCGGTCACGCCAGTGCGCAGCAAATTGTGTTGCCTTCTGCGCTGGAGCATACGCTGTCGCGCGCGGCCGTCGCTGTTGAACTGATTCACGCCTATTCGCTGATCCACGACGATTTGCCTTGCATGGATGATGACGTCCTGCGACGTGGCAAGCCTACAGTGCATGTGCAGTTTGATGAAGCCACAGCCATGCTGGCCGGCGACGCGCTGCAGCCTCTGGCGTTTGCACAATTGGCGCAAATGTCGGTTGCGCCTGCGCTGGTGGTGCAGGCGGTCAATGTGCTGGCGCAGGCTGCGGGTAGCCAGGGTATGGTAGGCGGGCAGGCCATTGATCTGGCCAGTGTCAACACGCAGCTTGACCCCGAGCAGTTGCAGTTTATGCACAGGCTTAAAACCGGGGCGCTGATCGAAGCCAGCGTACAGCTGGGGGCGATTGTGACGGCGGCCAATTCGGATATCCGTATGGCGCTGGAAAATTATGGTTCAGCCATCGGCCTGGCGTTCCAGGTAGTGGACGATATTCTGGATGTGACGGCCGATCAGCAGGCGCTGGGTAAAACGCCGGGTAAAGATGCAGCGGACAACAAGCCCACGTATGTGTCGGTGATGGGGCTGGAGCAGTCCAGAGAATTTGCGCAGCAACTGCATGAGGCTGCCCTGGACGCCATCAAGCCGCTGGGCGAACCGGCTTGCCGGCTGCGGGAAGTGGCAGACCTGATTATTCATCGAAAATCCTGA